ctgcagtccggtggTGAAGGTATGTCCACATTGTTGTTAGGTAGGAAGTtgcaggatcttgacccagtgacgatgaagaacagTGAGATATGTCTtggtgaggaacttggaggtgctggtgttcacgtgcacctgctgctcttttccttctcggtggtggaggtcgtgggtttgggaggagctgccgaagaaaTCCTAGGGACTTGTTGCAGTGCCCCCTGCATGTGGGAATATGCCGGTGTTACCGTGTTCAAGGTTCGGTAATCGATCGTGAGCCGCCAGCTCCCATCTGCTTTTTTAACTGACAAAATTGGTGAATTATTTGCAAAAATGTCCTGCCGTATAATGCCCTGCTGTAgcaatgtgtccagtgtggtttgtagcgctaactgactctcagctggaatggggcactgttttactttaacatgggccggcccgttaaCCACCTCCTCCTGTATTGAGTGCCCACAATTGTGCTTGTGAGTAGCAAACACGGCCCGATactgagttaacagagcttgtgtgttcgggtctgtgtgtgtgtgtagttatcTCGTATGTCTCAGGCTCCTCAATCACAGAAATAGTCGGGACCCCTCTGCCATGagaattttggtctcctaaactgaggaagttcttgctactgagggactgcagtgaaggatcatcaaactgattcccaggatggcaggactggcatatcaagaaagactggatcaactgggcttgtattcactggagtttagaagaatgagagaggatctcatagaaacgttaaaattctgacggggttagacaggttagatgcaggaaaaatgttcccaatgttggggaagtccagaaccaggggccacagtctaaggataaggggtaagccatttacgaccgacatgaggagaaacttcttcacccagagagtagtgaacctgtggaattctctaccacaggaagttgttgaggctaattcactaaatatgttcaaaaaggagttagatgtagtccttactactagggggatcaaggggtatggcgagaaagcaagaatggggtactgaagttgcatgttcagccatgaactcattgaatggcggtgcaggctcgaagggccgaatggcctactcctgcacctattttctatgcttctaatgttcccaatgttggagaaatccagaaccaggggacacagtctaaggataaggggtaagccatttaggactgaaatgaggagaaacttcttcactcagagagttgttaacctgtggaattccctaccgctgagagtattgatgccagttcattggatatattcaagaggaagttagatatggccattatggctaaagggatcaaggggtatggagagaaagcaggaaaggggtactgaggtgaatgatcagctatgatcttattgaatggtggtgcaggctcaaaggaccgaatggcctactcctgctattttctatgtttatatgtttctatgttttcttttcTGAACCATAGTAGATCATAATCCACAATTATACCACCCTTATCGAGTAAATCAGTAAAGACCCCATGAACCTTCCCATCACTGACTTTAAGCTAAATAGTCTTTCGCTccttggacttgttctatctcccactttaaatataggaatcacattagttgtgtgccagtcctctggcactattcccttttatgcatttatcaatatataatagtgcctctgctttctctccctttgcttgttttaatattcacagatacaatccatctggaccaggggtttataCTCccaaagtttgattagtttatcaatcatCTCCCCTCCTTCTGTCTTAAATATCTTTGTATCTTTTTTGATCCATTCTTCTAATTTCATGTCCacattgttagtctccctggtaaatactttaCACTAACTTCCTTGGTATTTTAATCaattcctctgtttataaagccaaggatcctgtatgcttttttaacattcTTAAAAACTTGTCTTCCACCTTCGAAGATTTCCATTCATAAAACTCCAGGGCCCAGAAATTTGAGTCCGCCACGAGAGTTGCCTTAGTAATGGGGTGGCTCGGGTTAACGGCCACTGAAAATGGTCATGGCGGTCAGAGAGAAAGATTCGTGCTGGGGATgaaagatttttagcccagcacTAACTCACTGTGTAACACCCTCCTGGTGGAGTTAGTGCAGGCATTTGAGGCAAAGTTGGTGTCCAGAAGCGGCGTTCCATCTTCCAACCATCTCTGGAAGCAAGGCAATAAATTCACTAGGAATTGTCGGATATTAAAAGGCCAATGTCTTCTGAACTGATCAAAATAAAATTGAAGGgagaaaatgcagttttcagccctgactgcctttaaaaaaaaattagcattAAAAAGAAATCCCAAATGGAAGTATTTAGCtcctaaagctgaattcccttccacacctcaaaaaatgggaaaagtgcttcagcactaatacaaatgggtgagcaagccagggaagggcacccagggtctcgcacgcagcactccagctttgtacagggggccaacactgcaggagaggtcctccgcccacaggggccaggaggccctccagaaagaatgatgtgggaccacatcaccgaggccgtcactgccagcagtgtcgccccaaccacctggctccagtgcccaaagaagcttcatggcctcagaccaggggtcaaagtcagtgactccatcttcaaaagccatttcctaccaactgattcaccagcctcacacactgctcaatgcacgactccggcCATGCTGATCACTCACCTGcagcaatctgcaccaatcacaaggcacagctcccattcctagcctcacctcaccatctgggaagagacagtgcaggccattcttggtagCAGCATGGCTAAGCCATTGGCCAGCTCCTGGGAAATCAATCATCCATTCCCGTAGATCCCAAACAgagagggttggcaacccgaagGGTGTGAGCTGGAATAATTGCAAAATGGTTGCCCCAAATGTTCAGACTTCCCGGGAACCGACTCTCAGAGAGTTAATATTTCTAAATCCATCACATGGATGGAACAGAGTAACATTTCCATAATCAGTCAGCGACGGTATTTCTTCAACACAACGCTCCTACCTGCAGCTAAACTGTATTCAAAACCGTCTTCATAAAACACTATAAAAAGATGTGAACTCGCTGCTCAAACACCAGAAGGGActgagagtcattcagtgtgttcgACAGTGATCGGAGCGGACACCAAGATGCTGAGACTCTGCTTAACTGTGTCTGTCCTCTTCGGACGTCAGATCGCTGCAAAGGAAGAATATCATGAGGGGATCGATTTCTGTGGTGACTATGGCTGCCCTCAGCCCATAGAAATGATTCAGTTCAACGTGAGTATAGTTAGCAGTTCACTGCGTTCTATGTTTGTACCTGTGGGAATGGTTTATGGCCCGTTTTTTAGTCCATAACGAGCGATGCGCCGACAGCACGTGTCCCAACCGAGAGGCCTGAGGTCGacccgaaattggtcctcgggccacATTAACATTTTATGGGTTTCTGTCACCCCCTGCTGTGTCTCCACGGGCAGCTTGTTCATTTTACTAAGAAGAATATCGGGCCACTTGTCTCTCCAGCAGTGGCTGTAAGCTAAACCCTGGGAGTGGGGGGTTGGTGTGGCCACAGAGAGGGGGCATTGGGGCGATGGCAGGGACTGTGGAGtcggggagcactcctgcttctcctggctccactcAATCCAAGTCGGTTTCTGAAAGGAAGCTTGTAACAAGCATAAGGCACCTACTTTACATATGTAAGAGACCCAACGCATTTTTTGGGCAGCCCCCCAGGATGCTGGCGAAGCCATATCAATATTGTGACGCCTTTAATGCAGGCACAGATTGGGCCTGAGGCTTTGCACTCTGAAATTATGCCTTTTTGTCCCAGTCTTCTTCACAGAAATGCGGACCAATTTCTAACCCAGTGGAATTTCCCTGTATATATAAAGTGGGAAAAGACTCACAGGGAAACACGGTACCTGGACAATGGGTCATTAGCACTGATTCAGTCTGGGAGGATTTTAATGTTCTCCATGTTTGCTTATTGAAAACCCATAAGGACcaaggcccatagtgcaggacatcaccaagggtgaaagagtgagagagacaggaagcTGAGGCCAAGAGCCCATCATAAAATCCTAACTCTCATTCAAGCCCAGTCCATCCAGGACATGAATACTGCTGCCACACCTGGGCACCTCGGACAGTCCTCTCAACACAGATGTGTTTCAGTAACTGTACAGTTGTGCCATGTGGTAATATCTTTTCTCTTAGAATTATGACGAGATGGAATATTTACCCGTTCAATGGATTGTAACAGAAGTTAATGGAATGGATATCAAGAGTGCACTCGCGACTGGCCTGGACAAACTACAGAATTATTCATGGTTTTTGAATGCTGCAGGTACATGAGATATTCCTTCAATGTAACAATAGAATATAAAACAACCCTTCGCTGTTTGAAATGTTTTCTTTGAAACTTCCTGtatagagagacacactgaccaaatAATGCCACCATTGTCAATCCCAAGGGTTGTGCTAGGATTGTGCCCATTGTGCCCTCCATAACTGACCCAGCCTCAGTTTGTGAGATCATTGACATGTTGCTGGTGGGCAGAAGTGCCACATGGGCTACTTCTTTGGTGCTCGCAGGCCCTGTGTGCCCAGAATCTGACGAGGCTGCCCACACATGGGGGTTTGGGATACCAAGCTCATGTTCCGACTCCAGCCATGGCCCTTGAATTGTCTCTGGATAATAAAGGTTCTTTGCCAGACCTGAACCAGAGTCCACATACACCCTTGTGGAAGCCCATACTCTTCATTTCTCTCAGCTCACTGGCTGCTACTGGAATGCCGGGTCCTGACTGAGGCTCAGTTCTgtttagagaaggttaagagcagatttgataaagatgttcaaaatcatgaatggttttgatagaataaataaggagaaacagtttccagtggcagaagggtcggtaaccagaggaggcagatttcaggtgattggcaacagaaccagaggcgacacgaggaaacattGTGTTGCACAGAGAGTTGTTGCCTGAAAGCagagtgaaagcagattcaatagtaatattcaaaagaATATTGGATAAATAGCTGAAGGGAAAAAATGCAGGGCTGTGGTTACGAACATGGGAGTGGATTAGTTAGAAAGCTCTACAAAGAGCGAGCcactttctgtgctgtaccattctatcattctgtgattcagtGTATCACATGAGTGTCTTCCACACCCCAGCACTGTCCCCCTGCCCCAACCTGTAACTTCagactcaccatgagcaatgccacaggtgaCCTTCTAGTAGAATGCTGTAACAGTGTTTTCTCTGTCTGCAGATACAATTGTTCCTGTTTCTGCACCTTGGGGACTTCAGGGATACTTGGTAAATGGCACAATACAACAGAAATTCGGGGTATTTGTTGTACTAGTTCCTGAACTCACCAGCCCACCTGAACCAACGGATCCAACCATTAAAATAGGAATGTCACATATCGGCTGGTTCTATGTCAGGTGAGTTTAGTTGGTGATATATTGTGATTGATATTTCTTTACATCAGATATTTAGCCAACATTATTTAACCTGTAGCAAGCCTGTGATTAATGGGCTGGTCCAGTCAGGTGGGTCGTTGGCCAACATTAATCGTGTAATAAGTTGTTTTGTGTCTCACAACCTTCAGTTCCTTCCTCTGAGGACACGGCTGGACCTCCACACTCACATCACTCAGGTTCATATCGAGCACTGGACATAGCTGAGTCACAATTCCTcgggacgtgattccaggatgtgaATTCTACACCAATGTAACTAAAGTAGTTGGGCTTTTCCCTGCTGGAGTGTCGCAGGAGTATAGACTTCCTCATTGTAACAATAATGGGGCTGGCTCCTGTTTTCAGacattctcacacacaccacaTTCTGGGGGTTATTTtgaccaaagggtgaaaacaggcgctaaatggctgcagtgctaataagactaacctatttgaaagtctggatttagcacacaatttgggtcctaattgctgattaccaaaaTTTGAACTTGCTGGAGATGGTACAACACAAACCTGCAGGTttaacactcaagtgctgattagacacctttttcatggagcagtatatgtggccttctcgcacccacttccactgaaggtgtggagtgctctggctggtacACAGCAGcgcattgcaggatggctcagggaccgagggagagggtgcaaaggTTCTCGGATGTGGTACTGGAGACTGGGGTGGAGGAGTTCCAGAGGAGGAGGGACGTCTTGTACCCTCAGGGGGGGAAGGACATCACCTCGCCCTCATGTCCATCTCTTCTACAGCATCTGGTGCTGCTCTGCCAGGCCTCATGTCCTACTCCCATTCCTCGTCCAACCCAAGAGGTGCCCTCGCAGAtgaccatgaccaagcactccctttctcctggtgactcccataaggtgtccaataaggtggagtagctCAGCACTTACtcattttaggtgaagtcctcagaaaaATTCTGGAATAAATGTTACTCAAGTGTTGGTgaggtcttgacaaagtgtcccagaaagtctgctGATGTGCCTCAAAAGTTCTCTTCACAACTGCAGCAGCAAtgaatttttgatgaggtaaccaggagattcgatgagggtagtgcatttgatgtagtgcatatcaattatagcaaggcttttgataatgtgccacatggcagactggtcaggaaagtaaaagcacatgggatccagggcaaagtggcaagttgtatccaaaattggctgagaggcaggaagcaaaatgtaatggttgatgggtgtttttgtgactggaaggctgtttccagtggggttccgcagggctcagtaccaggtctcaTGCTTTTTGTGATTATATAACAATGATTTACACATGAAtgtagggggtacgattaagaagtttgcaaattatactaaaattggctgtgtggttgataatgaagaagaaatctgtagactaaacggtggaacagtggaggacttttaaggagctctttcatagagctcaacaaaaatatattccagtgaaaaagaagggtggtaagagaagatataaccagccgtggataaacaaggaaataaaggagagtattaaattaaaatccaatgcatataaggtggccaaggttagtgggaaactaaaagattgggaacattttaaacgacagcaaagaatgaataataaagcaataaagaaaggaaagacagattacgaaagtaaacttccacaaaacataaaaacaggtagtaaaagcttttaccgatatataaaacggaaaagagtgactgaagtaaatgttggtcccttagaagatgagaagggggatttaataatgggaaatgtggaaatggctgagacctgaaacaattattttgcttcgatcttcacagtggaagacacaaaaaccatgccaaaaattgctggtcacgggaatgtgggaaaggaggaccttgagacaatcactatcactagggggtggtgctggacaggctaatgggactcaaggtagacaagtcccctgggcctgatgaaatgcatcccagggtattaaaagaga
This genomic stretch from Pristiophorus japonicus isolate sPriJap1 chromosome 7, sPriJap1.hap1, whole genome shotgun sequence harbors:
- the LOC139266684 gene encoding heme-binding protein 2-like; translation: MLRLCLTVSVLFGRQIAAKEEYHEGIDFCGDYGCPQPIEMIQFNNYDEMEYLPVQWIVTEVNGMDIKSALATGLDKLQNYSWFLNAADTIVPVSAPWGLQGYLVNGTIQQKFGVFVVLVPELTSPPEPTDPTIKIGMSHIGWFYVRTFDTKVDDQQYEGRVIEFLNDLEKDKQSFDRSFFYLVFFNTNGLMEVAFNKIGE